In Populus nigra chromosome 1, ddPopNigr1.1, whole genome shotgun sequence, one genomic interval encodes:
- the LOC133688701 gene encoding protein HOTHEAD encodes MALGWCRFFGACFIGILFFHGFCTCDRAPYYSFMLNATSAPTISYYDYIIVGGGTAGCPLAATLSQNASVLLLERGGSPYGNPNITNLAKFGAALSDPSPTSPSQRFISEDGVINARARVLGGGSCLNAGFYTRASPEYTRAAGWDGRLANESYQWVERRVAFEPPMGPWQSAVRDGLLEAGVLPNNGFTYDHIKGTKVGGTIFDRDGNRHTAADLLEYANPGGLTVLLHATVYKILFATKARPKPAAHGVVYRDASGAKHRAYLKRGLKNEIIISSGALGSPQLLMLSGVGPAQQLRAHNITVVLDQPMVGQLMSDNPMNAIFVPSPLPVEVSLIQVVGITQFGSYIEAASGENFGGSPQRDYGMFSPKIGQLSTVPPKQRTPEALAMAIELMNNLDQQAFQGGFILEKIMGPISTGHLELRTRHPEDNPSVTFNYFKEPQDLQRCVEGISTIEKVIDSRPFSKFRFDYLSVPQLLNMTASAPVNLLPRHYNSSQSLEDFCKDTVMTIWHYHGGCQVGSVVDHDYKVMGVDALRVIDGSTFNVSPGTNPQATVMMLGRYMGVNILKERLAKEDLAN; translated from the exons ATGGCTCTTGGATGGTGCAGATTCTTCGGTGCTTGTTTTATAGGAATTCTCTTCTTTCATGGCTTTTGCACCTGCGATAGAG CTCCATATTACTCTTTCATGCTCAATGCAACTTCGGCTCCAACAATATCATACTACGACTACATAATTGTGGGTGGTGGAACCGCTGGCTGTCCATTAGCTGCCACGCTCTCACAAAACGCTAGCGTTTTGCTCCTAGAACGCGGTGGCTCACCCTATGGCAATCCTAACATTACCAACCTAGCAAAATTTGGTGCTGCGCTGTCCGATCCCTCTCCTACCTCCCCCTCTCAACGTTTCATTTCTGAAGATGGCGTGATAAATGCTCGTGCCCGCGTACTAGGCGGCGGGAGCTGCCTAAATGCTGGATTCTATACCCGTGCCTCTCCGGAATATACAAG AGCTGCAGGGTGGGACGGTCGGTTGGCGAACGAGTCGTACCAATGGGTGGAGCGGAGAGTGGCGTTCGAGCCGCCAATGGGGCCATGGCAATCGGCTGTGAGGGATGGGCTGCTAGAGGCCGGAGTGCTGCCAAACAATGGATTCACATACGATCATATTAAGGGGACTAAAGTTGGTGGAACAATCTTTGATCGAGATGGGAATAGACATACTGCTGCTGATTTATTGGAGTATGCCAATCCTGGTGGGCTTACCGTCCTTTTGCATGCTACTGTATACAAGATCTTGTTTGCGACTAAAG CAAGACCAAAACCAGCGGCTCATGGAGTGGTATACAGAGATGCATCAGGGGCAAAGCACAGAGCCTACCTAAAGAGAgggttaaaaaatgaaattatcatATCATCTGGTGCTCTAGGAAGCCCACAGCTCTTGATGTTGAGCGGAGTGGGCCCTGCACAGCAACTTCGGGCCCACAATATTACAGTTGTGCTGGATCAGCCCATGGTTGGCCAACTCATGTCTGATAACCCCATGAATGCCATTTTCGTCCCTTCTCCTCTCCCAGTTGAGGTTTCACTTATTCAAGTTGTTGGCATCACTCAATTTGGTAGCTACATTGAAGCTGCAAGCGGTGAAAATTTTGGTGGTTCTCCTCAAAGAGACTACGGGATGTTCTCTCCTAAG ATTGGCCAGCTCTCAACAGTGCCACCAAAACAGAGGACCCCAGAAGCCCTAGCCATGGCTATTGAGCTAATGAACAACTTGGACCAACAAGCTTTCCAGGGTGGATTCattcttgaaaaaattatggGTCCAATTTCCACCGGTCATTTGGAGCTAAGAACACGCCACCCTGAGGACAATCCATCAGTTACCTTCAACTACTTCAAAGAACCCCAAGACTTGCAAAGATGTGTAGAGGGCATTTCAACTATAGAGAAAGTGATCGATTCGAGGCCATTCTCTAAGTTCAGGTTTGATTATTTGTCAGTGCCACAGCTGCTAAACATGACAGCAAGTGCCCCAGTAAATCTGTTGCCTAGACATTACAATTCCTCACAGTCACTAGAAGATTTCTGCAAGGACACAGTCATGACCATATGGCATTATCATGGAGGTTGCCAAGTTGGTAGTGTTGTTGACCATGATTACAAGGTTATGGGTGTGGATGCGCTCAGGGTTATTGATGGGTCCACCTTCAATGTCTCTCCTGGCACTAACCCTCAGGCCACTGTCATGATGCTTGGAAG GTACATGGGAGTCAATATTTTGAAGGAGAGACTTGCAAAAGAAGATTTGGCAAATTAA